The Magnetospirillum sp. genome includes a region encoding these proteins:
- a CDS encoding SDR family NAD(P)-dependent oxidoreductase, protein MNKYDVAGKNAIVTGGAQGIGGAVARLLAANGAKVALWDLDTTLAASHAAAIGGGAIAVRADVADWSSIQAALAETESRLGAADILVNSAGIAGMNAPVADYPIDEFEKIVQINLLGTFYVNKAVVPGMRARNYGRIVNIASIAGKEGNPNASAYSASKAGVIGFTKSLGKELADVNVAVNCVTPAAARTRIFDQMQQTHIDYMLSKIPRGRFLEVDESAEMIVWLATQQNSFATGAVFDLSGGRATY, encoded by the coding sequence ATGAACAAATACGATGTTGCTGGAAAGAATGCGATCGTTACAGGCGGCGCCCAAGGGATCGGTGGCGCAGTTGCAAGATTGCTTGCGGCAAACGGTGCCAAGGTGGCGCTGTGGGATCTCGACACGACTCTGGCGGCATCCCATGCCGCGGCGATCGGCGGCGGCGCCATCGCCGTGCGGGCCGACGTGGCCGATTGGAGTTCAATACAAGCCGCCTTGGCCGAGACCGAATCGCGACTCGGTGCCGCCGACATACTGGTGAATTCCGCCGGTATCGCCGGCATGAACGCGCCCGTTGCCGATTATCCGATCGACGAATTCGAGAAGATCGTCCAGATCAATCTGCTCGGCACGTTCTATGTCAACAAAGCGGTCGTGCCTGGCATGCGTGCGAGAAATTATGGCCGGATCGTCAACATTGCCTCGATCGCGGGCAAAGAGGGCAATCCCAACGCCAGCGCCTATTCGGCGTCGAAGGCGGGGGTCATTGGTTTCACGAAGTCGCTGGGCAAGGAACTTGCCGATGTGAACGTCGCTGTAAACTGCGTGACACCCGCTGCCGCGCGCACGCGCATTTTCGACCAGATGCAGCAGACACATATCGACTACATGCTTTCGAAAATCCCGCGCGGACGTTTCCTGGAGGTCGACGAATCTGCCGAAATGATTGTGTGGCTCGCGACGCAGCAGAACAGCTTTGCGACCGGCGCCGTATTCGACCTGTCGGGCGGGCGCGCGACTTACTGA
- a CDS encoding Gfo/Idh/MocA family oxidoreductase, translating into MTRRLGVAIVGTGSIADYHIGGIGTVPGAEMRCVVGRNADKAATLAKRYGIGASSANLAAVLARADIDAVIVATPDNTHEDLAAQVATAGKALLLQKPMAGDVAGCRRIVARAAAAKIDLQVSFMHRYFDEFLRARELIADGAIGALQSIRIRNATPGPDWGDWFYKRANVSGGVVHQLGVHGIDLVRLVAGEIASVSATTAILKPVRTLADGRCVTVENPDSAWAVYRCEAGVVASHEMSFVEVAGCERFRLEFYGSHGTIWVRSEIGALAWRCDGEREWRVEKFEGAHFGERHHKRWIAGLVGELGSESTATDAVAGLQVATAIAASAAAQGAAVPC; encoded by the coding sequence ATGACGCGGCGCCTGGGTGTCGCGATCGTCGGAACCGGCTCGATCGCGGATTACCATATTGGCGGCATTGGGACCGTTCCGGGCGCGGAGATGCGGTGCGTCGTCGGCCGCAATGCCGACAAGGCAGCAACACTTGCCAAGCGCTACGGCATTGGCGCTTCGAGCGCGAATCTGGCGGCGGTGCTTGCGCGCGCCGATATCGACGCGGTGATCGTGGCAACACCCGACAACACGCACGAAGATTTGGCAGCGCAGGTGGCCACTGCGGGCAAGGCGCTGCTGCTGCAAAAGCCGATGGCGGGCGATGTGGCCGGGTGTCGACGTATCGTTGCGCGTGCCGCTGCGGCTAAGATCGACCTCCAGGTCAGTTTCATGCATCGCTATTTCGACGAGTTTCTGCGCGCGCGCGAACTTATCGCGGACGGCGCCATTGGCGCCTTGCAGAGTATCCGCATTCGCAATGCCACGCCAGGCCCGGACTGGGGCGATTGGTTCTACAAACGCGCGAACGTGTCGGGCGGCGTTGTCCACCAACTTGGCGTGCACGGGATCGACCTGGTCCGCCTGGTCGCGGGCGAGATCGCCAGCGTCAGCGCCACGACGGCGATCCTGAAGCCGGTCCGCACGCTTGCCGACGGGCGGTGCGTGACCGTCGAAAATCCGGACAGTGCGTGGGCCGTCTATCGCTGCGAGGCGGGCGTCGTTGCGTCGCACGAAATGTCGTTTGTCGAGGTTGCGGGCTGCGAACGGTTTCGCCTGGAATTTTACGGCAGCCACGGAACCATTTGGGTGCGCAGTGAGATCGGCGCGCTCGCCTGGCGATGCGACGGCGAGCGGGAGTGGAGAGTCGAGAAGTTTGAAGGAGCTCATTTCGGGGAACGCCATCATAAGCGCTGGATCGCCGGACTGGTCGGCGAACTTGGTTCCGAGTCGACGGCCACGGACGCCGTCGCCGGACTCCAGGTCGCGACGGCTATCGCTGCGTCGGCGGCCGCGCAAGGTGCGGCGGTTCCTTGCTGA
- a CDS encoding Gfo/Idh/MocA family oxidoreductase, with protein sequence MIRFAMIGCGGFSRRYHVPTLLADAGVKLVGIFDPHAGDSVKALAAQTGAKLVARLEDMPDTDAVLVTTPHMLHAGHAAAALERGWAVLVDKPFVMARADAMRLIERASTKKLANAVAFNRRLDVGCLRARDIVRAGGIGAVRFVQTIQLGYERSGWFLDPALGGGGAYTGRGTHMADIVPWLIDSRPTHVRSRLRAGPPGRADLGGFIEIGFPGVECQISCIEEGWHMWDEIRIFGEDGMIELRRPLAMPTGWTMGWHSKRGAAREELAAAPNEGAITTEFLTSLRTGAKVSCSFAEALLSVEIVEAAFASATNGSASIAIGQAMP encoded by the coding sequence ATGATTCGATTTGCGATGATCGGGTGTGGCGGTTTTTCGCGCCGCTACCACGTGCCGACGCTTCTGGCCGACGCAGGCGTCAAGCTGGTCGGGATCTTCGATCCGCACGCGGGCGACTCGGTCAAGGCGCTTGCGGCACAAACCGGTGCAAAGCTCGTGGCACGCCTTGAAGATATGCCGGATACAGACGCGGTCCTAGTGACCACGCCGCATATGTTGCATGCGGGGCATGCGGCAGCGGCGTTGGAGCGCGGCTGGGCCGTGCTGGTCGATAAACCTTTTGTCATGGCGCGCGCGGACGCGATGCGTCTGATCGAACGTGCCAGCACCAAGAAGCTTGCCAACGCGGTTGCGTTCAACCGGCGCCTGGATGTCGGCTGTCTGCGGGCACGCGACATCGTGCGTGCGGGCGGGATCGGTGCCGTTCGCTTCGTGCAGACGATCCAACTTGGCTACGAAAGAAGCGGCTGGTTTCTCGATCCTGCCCTCGGCGGCGGCGGTGCCTATACCGGGCGCGGCACGCATATGGCCGATATCGTGCCATGGCTGATCGACAGTCGGCCGACGCACGTGCGCAGCCGCTTGCGCGCGGGCCCGCCGGGCCGCGCCGATCTTGGTGGTTTTATCGAGATTGGCTTCCCCGGCGTCGAGTGCCAGATCTCGTGCATCGAAGAAGGCTGGCATATGTGGGACGAAATCCGGATCTTCGGCGAAGACGGCATGATTGAACTGCGCCGTCCGCTGGCGATGCCCACGGGCTGGACGATGGGTTGGCACAGCAAGCGCGGTGCTGCGCGCGAGGAACTGGCCGCCGCGCCCAACGAAGGCGCAATCACGACCGAATTTTTGACGTCGCTGCGCACCGGCGCGAAGGTTTCGTGCAGCTTTGCTGAGGCTTTGCTGTCTGTCGAAATTGTCGAGGCGGCATTCGCCTCGGCGACCAACGGTTCGGCCAGCATTGCGATTGGGCAGGCGATGCCATGA
- a CDS encoding dienelactone hydrolase family protein: MIEQNVDIPTADGRMPCFVVHPDEGGPFPVVLVYMDALGIREELRDMARRFASAGYYTMLANLYYRDGSPSFDPSVLATGVLDPRMMALNDALSMAMSARDTKAMLDFAARDANAGARAAAVGYCMGGRHALAAAASCPDRIAAYASLHGGRLVSADADSPHLQIARTNAESYFGWAQDDPVAPLAHADAVEAGLAARGLRYRIEHHKGAEHGFTFPERYCYHKQAAERVWSRLFAMFRRNLERT, translated from the coding sequence ATGATCGAACAGAATGTCGATATCCCTACGGCAGACGGGCGCATGCCGTGTTTTGTTGTCCATCCCGACGAGGGCGGTCCGTTTCCGGTCGTGCTCGTTTACATGGACGCGCTTGGTATTCGCGAGGAACTGCGCGACATGGCGCGGCGTTTTGCGTCGGCGGGCTACTACACGATGCTGGCCAATCTCTACTACCGCGACGGCAGCCCGTCCTTCGATCCAAGCGTGCTGGCGACCGGCGTGCTCGATCCGCGGATGATGGCGCTCAACGACGCACTGTCGATGGCGATGAGCGCCAGAGACACGAAGGCGATGCTCGACTTCGCCGCGCGCGATGCAAATGCCGGCGCGCGTGCGGCAGCCGTCGGCTATTGCATGGGGGGACGCCATGCGCTGGCGGCAGCGGCTTCGTGTCCGGACCGCATTGCGGCCTATGCCTCGCTCCATGGCGGAAGGTTGGTCAGTGCAGATGCCGACTCGCCGCATCTGCAAATCGCGCGCACGAACGCCGAAAGTTACTTCGGCTGGGCGCAGGACGATCCTGTGGCGCCGCTCGCGCATGCCGATGCAGTCGAAGCGGGGCTTGCCGCGCGCGGGCTGCGCTATCGCATCGAGCACCACAAAGGCGCCGAGCACGGCTTCACGTTTCCCGAGCGCTATTGCTATCACAAACAGGCTGCGGAACGCGTCTGGTCGCGCCTTTTTGCAATGTTTCGCCGGAATTTGGAGAGGACTTGA
- a CDS encoding DUF3604 domain-containing protein: MSGLPILFDASGISGRADLTGPDPVVAGAHAPWELRYSVGPDGLPPGSALALVRRWPSDWDTPQCETPDAPGYTTVSIDPPTAFRWRTRRSLEWHPFDHVFEIETIGGLPRGATILIASSLRAQTFIEESCALSVRVRHGDNAWVEIARPAVRIIGGPAHRLDLVVPSDIVAGEPFEAALRVEDEWGNPAQLATRPTLDGEQLPDLPGVFRWRITLAASGRMRLIAEAGPFGRIVSNPTMVHASAPTRRIQWGDIHAQSLVGCGARTLDAFFAHARDYARLDFASHQANCFLVTTPEWHETEAVTERYNETGRFAALLGLEWSADTAKGGDRNLYFPSAQAPITRCSHEYVADTSDAASDLDDADALHAKYRGTDTLVALHVGGRTTDLRWHEPSLERLIEVHSTHATSEWFLFEALERGYRMGVTAGSDGVDGRPGASHPGRQSVRNVRGGLVAAPLSSLSRQGLWDALRARNCYATNGARIRLEYSADGHAMGSEFDADNAPLLSIGIDGTGPLEAVEIFRGTRIVHRALLRDENAQLSNRVRIAWRGATAPGNFSKARMRWDGSVALSHGRFGAPELYALDTPDEGIVEAGPQRITWRSMTGGDWDGIVVPLEAADDAVLSIRTPQISATVPVAKLPAHFGDSKPLRELELRRLPEILGASNWAGTWRDPAPQPGWNAYWVRVRQWDGAYAWSSPIFVRMGQT, encoded by the coding sequence ATGAGCGGCCTGCCCATCCTTTTCGACGCGTCCGGAATATCGGGCCGCGCCGATTTGACGGGACCCGATCCGGTCGTCGCGGGCGCGCACGCGCCCTGGGAACTGCGCTATTCGGTCGGACCCGACGGCCTGCCGCCGGGAAGCGCGCTTGCGTTGGTGCGGCGCTGGCCGAGCGACTGGGACACGCCGCAATGCGAGACGCCGGACGCGCCAGGCTACACGACTGTTTCCATCGACCCGCCAACGGCGTTTCGCTGGCGTACGCGCCGCTCGCTCGAATGGCATCCGTTTGACCATGTCTTCGAGATCGAGACGATCGGTGGACTGCCGCGCGGCGCGACAATTTTGATCGCGTCCAGCCTGCGCGCGCAGACTTTCATCGAAGAATCTTGCGCGCTGTCGGTGCGTGTGCGGCATGGCGACAACGCGTGGGTTGAGATCGCGCGCCCAGCCGTGCGCATTATTGGCGGCCCCGCGCATCGATTGGATCTGGTGGTGCCGAGCGACATCGTTGCAGGCGAGCCGTTCGAAGCCGCTTTGCGCGTCGAGGACGAATGGGGCAATCCAGCCCAGCTCGCAACACGCCCGACTCTCGACGGCGAACAACTGCCCGATCTGCCGGGCGTGTTTCGTTGGCGCATCACGCTCGCAGCGAGCGGTCGCATGCGCCTCATTGCCGAGGCAGGTCCGTTCGGGCGCATCGTCTCGAACCCGACGATGGTGCATGCAAGCGCGCCGACGCGGCGTATTCAGTGGGGCGATATCCATGCCCAAAGCTTGGTTGGCTGCGGGGCGCGCACGCTCGACGCCTTCTTTGCGCATGCGCGCGATTATGCGCGGCTCGACTTCGCAAGCCACCAGGCCAACTGCTTTCTGGTTACGACGCCCGAATGGCACGAAACCGAAGCCGTGACCGAACGCTACAACGAGACCGGTAGGTTTGCAGCACTATTGGGTCTCGAATGGTCGGCCGATACGGCCAAAGGCGGCGACCGCAATCTCTATTTTCCGAGTGCCCAAGCGCCGATCACACGCTGCAGCCACGAATATGTTGCCGACACGTCCGATGCCGCGAGTGATCTTGACGACGCAGACGCTTTGCACGCCAAGTATCGCGGCACCGACACGCTGGTGGCGCTGCATGTCGGTGGACGCACGACGGATCTGCGCTGGCACGAACCGTCGCTCGAACGGCTGATCGAAGTCCACTCGACGCACGCGACCTCCGAATGGTTTTTGTTCGAAGCGCTGGAGCGCGGCTATCGCATGGGCGTCACGGCGGGCAGCGACGGCGTCGACGGCCGGCCGGGGGCGAGCCATCCCGGTCGCCAGTCGGTGCGAAACGTGCGCGGCGGTCTTGTCGCCGCACCACTGTCGAGCCTATCGCGACAGGGGCTGTGGGACGCATTGCGAGCGCGCAATTGCTATGCGACCAACGGTGCGCGTATCCGTCTTGAGTATTCGGCCGACGGCCATGCAATGGGAAGCGAGTTCGATGCCGACAATGCGCCGCTGCTGTCGATCGGGATCGACGGCACCGGCCCGCTCGAGGCCGTCGAGATATTTCGCGGCACACGGATCGTCCATAGGGCTTTGCTGCGCGACGAAAACGCCCAACTGTCCAACCGCGTTCGCATCGCATGGCGCGGGGCCACCGCACCGGGCAATTTCAGCAAGGCGCGCATGCGCTGGGACGGTTCGGTCGCGCTCTCGCACGGGCGTTTCGGCGCGCCCGAGCTCTATGCGCTCGACACGCCCGACGAGGGGATCGTCGAAGCGGGGCCCCAACGCATTACCTGGCGCTCAATGACGGGCGGCGATTGGGACGGCATCGTCGTGCCGCTCGAGGCGGCAGACGACGCCGTCCTGTCGATCCGCACGCCGCAGATATCCGCAACGGTTCCGGTTGCCAAACTTCCTGCGCATTTTGGCGACAGCAAGCCGCTGCGCGAACTTGAGCTTCGCCGTCTGCCCGAGATTCTCGGTGCGTCGAACTGGGCAGGCACCTGGCGCGATCCAGCACCGCAGCCGGGCTGGAACGCCTATTGGGTTCGCGTGCGGCAATGGGACGGAGCCTACGCGTGGTCGAGCCCGATCTTCGTTCGGATGGGGCAAACATGA
- a CDS encoding sulfatase-like hydrolase/transferase — protein sequence MARKPNILLITSDQQRGDCYGFEGRKVLTPHLDMLAQSGTRFSACITPNVVCQPSRASILTGLLPRTHGVWDNGIDLDTDIGEAGFGGTFARGGWRTGFIGKAHFSTFHTFKPSGRPECRSSSQDYGADWSGPYMGFQHVDMMIAGHNMFLPQKPPQGLQYEAWYHKDGRGDRLDKLFSTKLPPDVGAAQTWNSALPSAFHNSTWIGDRTLDFIQANKDTPWLAWASFPDPHHPFDAPSPWCYMHHPDAVDLPVHRTLDLDRRPWWHRASLEGTPKLADPELQSFRSKQSRTPAQSDLQLRHLIANYYGMISLIDHNVGRILLGLERLGLDRDTLVVYSTDHGDWLGDHGLLLKGPMHYDGLLRVGCIVRGPGVPAGKIVQHPVSTLDFASTFYDYAGLSAGRALHSRSLRPLIEGTASRDFAYNEWDLHPSRCGVALRLRTVRTKTHKLTLELDSGAGEFYDLANDPSEMDNRFSDPAMAAIQRELSDMIRSRPQDVRDPPPQPIGMA from the coding sequence ATGGCACGCAAACCGAATATCCTGCTGATTACGTCCGACCAGCAGCGCGGCGACTGCTACGGCTTCGAAGGACGCAAAGTGCTGACGCCGCATCTCGACATGCTGGCGCAGTCGGGCACGCGCTTTTCGGCCTGCATCACGCCCAATGTCGTCTGCCAGCCGTCGCGCGCCTCGATCTTGACCGGGCTGCTGCCGCGCACGCATGGCGTCTGGGACAACGGCATCGATCTCGATACTGACATCGGCGAAGCGGGCTTCGGCGGTACGTTTGCTCGCGGCGGGTGGCGAACCGGCTTCATCGGCAAAGCGCATTTCTCGACGTTCCACACGTTCAAGCCAAGCGGTCGGCCCGAATGCCGGTCGAGCTCGCAGGATTATGGCGCCGACTGGTCCGGGCCCTATATGGGTTTCCAGCATGTCGATATGATGATTGCCGGCCACAACATGTTTTTGCCGCAAAAGCCGCCGCAAGGGCTGCAATACGAGGCGTGGTACCACAAAGACGGTCGCGGCGACCGGCTCGACAAACTGTTTTCGACCAAGCTTCCGCCAGATGTCGGCGCCGCACAGACCTGGAATTCCGCGTTGCCCTCGGCCTTCCACAATTCGACATGGATCGGCGACCGCACGCTCGATTTTATCCAGGCGAACAAAGATACGCCGTGGCTTGCCTGGGCGTCGTTCCCCGATCCCCACCATCCGTTCGATGCGCCCAGCCCCTGGTGCTACATGCACCATCCCGACGCGGTCGATCTGCCCGTGCATCGCACGCTCGATCTCGACCGACGACCATGGTGGCATCGCGCGAGCTTGGAAGGCACGCCGAAATTGGCCGACCCAGAGCTGCAGTCCTTTCGCAGCAAACAGTCGCGCACGCCGGCGCAAAGCGATCTGCAGCTGCGCCATTTGATCGCCAACTATTACGGCATGATCTCGCTGATCGACCACAATGTCGGTCGCATCCTGCTCGGGCTCGAACGACTCGGGCTCGATCGCGACACGCTCGTGGTCTATTCGACCGACCATGGCGACTGGCTCGGCGACCATGGCCTGCTGCTCAAAGGGCCGATGCATTACGACGGGCTGCTGCGCGTGGGCTGCATCGTGCGCGGACCCGGCGTGCCGGCGGGCAAGATCGTACAACACCCGGTCTCCACGCTCGATTTTGCCTCGACCTTCTACGACTATGCGGGCTTGTCGGCAGGAAGGGCGCTGCATTCGCGCAGCTTGCGCCCGCTCATCGAAGGTACGGCAAGCCGCGACTTCGCCTACAACGAATGGGATCTGCATCCCTCGCGTTGCGGCGTGGCGCTGCGTTTGCGCACGGTGCGAACGAAGACGCACAAACTTACCCTCGAACTCGATTCGGGTGCGGGCGAGTTCTACGACCTCGCAAACGACCCAAGCGAGATGGACAATCGATTTAGCGATCCGGCGATGGCAGCGATCCAGCGCGAACTTTCCGACATGATCCGCAGCCGCCCGCAAGACGTGCGCGACCCGCCACCGCAGCCGATCGGCATGGCATGA
- a CDS encoding sulfatase-like hydrolase/transferase, which translates to MSGTASNVLFILSDEHTRDVAGCYGHKIVKTPHLDALAARGTKFTAAYTNCPICVPARASLHTGTYVAENACWDNAHPYDGSIRSWAHRLKAAGHHTMSIGKLHFRAQSDDNGFVEEIVPLHVVDGEGDLLGLIRRPKAAKRGGMPDLAKAAGPGESTYAAYDRNIRDGAVEWLTNHAARQTKPWCLFVSFVKPHFPLIAPPEFYAMYPPETLPMPRLAGPNDYPKHPSVAALRACMNYDDFFTPEKVRVALAAYFGMVSFLDDNIGRVLAALQSAGLGDSTRVVYSSDHGDNLGTRHMWGKSIHYEEAAAVPMIVAGPGVPAGKTCATPVTLVDVYPTIIESVGLVPDALEEKLPGRSLVAIAKESYDAQRVALGEYHAAGSITAMYMVRKGRWKYIHHVGYRAELFDLESDPGETMDLSEDPSHRETLAAMEAELRKRLDPEAVNARAFADQEAKIARFGGVDALIKRGDFGYSPAPGQKPVFATRIEA; encoded by the coding sequence ATGAGCGGCACAGCCTCCAACGTTCTCTTTATTCTGTCGGACGAGCACACGCGCGATGTCGCCGGGTGCTACGGCCATAAAATCGTCAAGACGCCCCATCTTGACGCGCTGGCGGCACGCGGCACCAAATTTACGGCCGCGTACACCAACTGCCCGATTTGCGTGCCCGCGCGCGCGAGCCTGCATACCGGAACATATGTCGCGGAGAATGCGTGCTGGGACAACGCGCATCCTTATGACGGCTCGATACGAAGCTGGGCGCATCGCTTGAAGGCGGCGGGTCATCACACGATGTCGATCGGCAAGCTGCATTTCCGCGCGCAGAGCGACGACAACGGATTCGTCGAGGAGATTGTCCCGCTGCATGTGGTGGACGGCGAAGGCGATCTATTGGGACTCATTCGCCGCCCCAAAGCCGCGAAGCGCGGCGGGATGCCCGATCTTGCCAAGGCGGCGGGGCCGGGCGAATCGACATACGCGGCGTACGACCGCAACATTCGCGACGGTGCTGTCGAGTGGCTCACCAACCACGCTGCACGCCAGACCAAGCCGTGGTGCCTGTTCGTGTCATTCGTCAAGCCGCATTTTCCGCTGATCGCGCCGCCCGAGTTCTATGCGATGTATCCGCCCGAGACGCTGCCGATGCCGCGTCTTGCCGGTCCAAACGACTATCCCAAACATCCCTCGGTCGCAGCGTTACGCGCCTGCATGAACTACGACGACTTTTTCACGCCCGAGAAGGTCCGCGTGGCGCTTGCGGCGTACTTCGGAATGGTGAGTTTCCTCGACGACAATATCGGCCGCGTCTTGGCAGCACTCCAATCCGCCGGGCTCGGCGACAGCACGCGCGTGGTCTATTCGAGCGACCATGGCGACAATCTTGGTACCCGCCATATGTGGGGCAAGTCGATCCACTACGAAGAAGCGGCCGCCGTACCGATGATCGTGGCCGGGCCCGGCGTGCCTGCGGGAAAAACCTGTGCTACGCCTGTAACATTGGTCGACGTATATCCAACGATCATCGAGAGCGTAGGGCTGGTACCGGACGCGCTGGAAGAAAAGCTTCCCGGCAGGTCACTAGTTGCAATCGCGAAGGAATCCTACGATGCGCAGCGCGTCGCGTTGGGGGAGTATCACGCTGCCGGCTCGATCACGGCGATGTACATGGTACGCAAGGGGCGCTGGAAGTACATCCACCATGTCGGTTATCGCGCCGAGCTATTTGATCTCGAAAGCGATCCGGGCGAAACCATGGATCTGAGCGAAGACCCGTCGCATCGCGAAACGCTGGCGGCGATGGAGGCGGAACTGCGCAAACGTCTCGATCCAGAGGCCGTCAACGCGCGCGCCTTTGCCGACCAGGAAGCAAAGATCGCGCGGTTCGGCGGCGTCGATGCGTTGATCAAGCGGGGCGATTTTGGCTATTCGCCCGCACCGGGGCAGAAGCCCGTTTTTGCAACGCGGATCGAGGCTTGA
- a CDS encoding aldose 1-epimerase family protein, with protein sequence MPILYGQKLTRHEFERRSGTLGQIAGVELFEYADGPERGVRTLEFRTGSGLEFTVLIDRSLDIGRFDYRGVPFAWQSPTGFRSPAFLDPMGDGGTGFMRGFSGLLCTCGFDHVRQPDKGSAAHFDLPLRKEIAYPMHGRGAFQPARLDGYGARWDGDECTLWCEGTVVQAQAMGESLALVRRIEVAVGGSDVRIVDRIENRGFSKTPHMLLYHINVGWPLLDEGARFVAPIKRTLAANMPRESQQSGYRTQAAPSARFVQQVFDHEAVADKNGRVPTALFNERLGLGFGVEYGADNFICLQQWQCLADGIYGFAVEPASTRWGDRAGADARNETVWLEHGESRVYTTTLSAIDGAASIADFDKRIDAIQPQLRDEFPERADQPVGGPFVTSLPRIR encoded by the coding sequence ATGCCCATCTTGTACGGTCAGAAACTCACGCGCCACGAATTCGAACGTCGCTCGGGCACGCTCGGCCAGATTGCGGGCGTCGAACTGTTCGAATATGCCGACGGTCCCGAGCGGGGCGTGCGCACGCTCGAGTTCCGCACGGGCTCGGGGCTCGAGTTTACGGTGCTGATCGACCGTTCGCTCGATATCGGTCGTTTCGACTATCGAGGCGTGCCGTTTGCGTGGCAGTCGCCCACCGGCTTCCGCAGTCCGGCGTTTCTCGATCCCATGGGCGACGGCGGCACGGGTTTTATGCGCGGCTTTTCGGGGCTGCTGTGCACGTGCGGTTTCGACCATGTACGCCAGCCCGACAAAGGCTCGGCGGCGCACTTCGATTTGCCGTTGCGCAAAGAAATTGCCTATCCGATGCACGGGCGCGGCGCGTTTCAGCCCGCCCGTCTCGACGGATACGGCGCGCGCTGGGACGGCGACGAGTGCACATTGTGGTGCGAGGGCACAGTTGTACAGGCGCAGGCCATGGGCGAGTCGTTGGCGCTCGTGCGGCGCATTGAAGTCGCTGTCGGCGGCAGCGATGTGCGCATCGTCGATCGCATAGAGAATCGTGGATTCTCGAAGACCCCGCATATGCTGCTCTACCATATCAATGTCGGTTGGCCGTTGCTCGACGAAGGAGCCAGGTTCGTAGCACCCATCAAGCGCACTTTGGCCGCCAACATGCCGCGCGAAAGCCAGCAAAGCGGTTATCGGACGCAAGCAGCGCCGAGCGCGCGCTTTGTCCAACAGGTTTTCGACCACGAAGCTGTGGCCGACAAAAACGGCCGCGTGCCGACCGCTTTGTTCAACGAACGACTTGGGCTCGGATTTGGCGTCGAATACGGCGCCGACAATTTCATTTGCTTGCAGCAATGGCAGTGTTTGGCCGACGGCATCTACGGCTTTGCAGTTGAGCCAGCATCGACACGATGGGGCGACCGGGCTGGCGCGGATGCGCGCAACGAGACCGTATGGCTTGAGCATGGCGAATCGCGGGTCTATACGACGACGCTGTCGGCCATCGACGGCGCAGCAAGTATCGCAGACTTCGACAAGCGCATCGACGCGATCCAACCGCAGCTGCGCGACGAATTTCCCGAGCGCGCCGACCAGCCGGTCGGCGGGCCTTTTGTCACTTCGCTTCCGAGGATCCGATGA
- a CDS encoding carbohydrate ABC transporter permease: protein MNPWEKRAVPAFHLGLLLVAALVLIPFVWIIAAAFKSQISLLLGEVFFTPTLASFREVLFSRSTEFMSNTFNSLVVAAGSTLVILVAATLGGYAIERLGTPRWAVHTMLGWAVVFHMVPPITLVAAWFPLYREIGLDNTYLGLVLAHVAVHLPMALWLMTNFVRDVPIELEEAARIDGCSTPFLIWRIVVPLVAPGLAATAILMFIFSWNEFAVALNLTAKQTATIPVAIAKFAQGYEIKYGEMAATAALSLVPALAFLLFGQRYIVKGLTAGAVK, encoded by the coding sequence ATGAATCCCTGGGAAAAACGCGCGGTTCCGGCTTTTCATCTGGGCTTGCTGCTTGTCGCAGCCCTTGTGCTGATCCCGTTCGTCTGGATCATCGCAGCCGCATTCAAGTCGCAGATTTCGCTGCTGCTGGGCGAGGTGTTTTTCACGCCGACCTTGGCAAGCTTTCGCGAGGTGCTGTTTTCGCGCTCGACCGAATTCATGTCGAACACGTTCAACAGTCTTGTCGTAGCGGCCGGCAGCACGCTTGTCATTCTCGTGGCAGCCACGCTGGGCGGCTATGCGATAGAACGTCTGGGCACGCCGCGCTGGGCGGTGCACACGATGTTGGGATGGGCCGTCGTATTCCATATGGTGCCGCCGATCACGCTGGTTGCGGCCTGGTTCCCGCTCTATCGCGAGATCGGTCTCGACAATACCTATCTGGGCTTGGTTTTGGCCCATGTCGCCGTGCATCTGCCGATGGCGTTGTGGCTCATGACGAATTTCGTGCGTGACGTGCCCATCGAGCTTGAAGAGGCGGCCCGCATCGACGGGTGCTCCACGCCTTTCCTCATCTGGCGCATCGTCGTGCCGCTGGTTGCCCCGGGCTTGGCGGCAACCGCGATCTTAATGTTCATTTTCAGCTGGAACGAATTTGCCGTCGCACTCAACTTGACCGCGAAGCAGACCGCCACGATCCCGGTTGCGATCGCCAAATTCGCGCAAGGCTACGAGATCAAATACGGCGAGATGGCGGCCACGGCCGCGTTGTCGCTGGTCCCGGCCTTGGCGTTCCTGCTGTTCGGGCAGCGCTACATCGTCAAAGGTCTCACAGCTGGTGCGGTGAAATAG